TGGGTATGTGATCATCGGAGAAAGAAGGAGCTAGAAATGAAAAATATAAGGATATTCAGAAAGTTGTATGAGGACAATAGCGGCTTTACCCTGATCGAAGTTCTCATCGCCCTGGCCATTTTCAGCATCGGGTTTCTGGCTGTGGGCCTATTGCAGCTCGACAGCGCCAAAGGCAACCGCAGGGCCCAGAGCGTTACCTACAGCTCCGAATGGGCGCTGGACCGGGTCGAGACCATGCTTCCCCAAGGAATGTTGAGCACAACCGCCTACGATTCCGTTGCTACGGCAGCCCCTGCCCAGGATGCCGACGGCATCGACAACAATTACAACGGTACCGTGGACGAAGCCGGAGAAACCGGGCCGTTGTCGATTTCCTGGACGGTCGACGAGGTGGACCTGAAGCCCAGCATCGGAACGGATATTTACAATTACAAGATCATTACCGTTACCGTCACCAAAACCCTGGGTGGTGAAACGAGAACCATCAGCCTTCAGAACCGCATACCCAAGATCGTTTAAGGAGACGGCAATGAACCAATCAGTCAAAAAAATATTATCCGACGAAAGAGGGTCGGTGATCATTGCCGCGGTCTTAATCCTTGTCACCCTCACCATCATGGGCATCTGGGCCTCGAACACCACCGTTACCGAATATCAGATCGCGTCCAACGATCAGTTTCACAAGATTGCTTTCACCAATGCCGACAGCGGCGTTTACGTCACCCCGAAACTGGTATCCAAGGCAATCAATGAAAGTGCTCCCCAGGGCAGCACGGTGATGGGGTTATTCGGATTCGCATTTGAAAACAACACC
This window of the uncultured Desulfosarcina sp. genome carries:
- a CDS encoding prepilin-type N-terminal cleavage/methylation domain-containing protein, translated to MKNIRIFRKLYEDNSGFTLIEVLIALAIFSIGFLAVGLLQLDSAKGNRRAQSVTYSSEWALDRVETMLPQGMLSTTAYDSVATAAPAQDADGIDNNYNGTVDEAGETGPLSISWTVDEVDLKPSIGTDIYNYKIITVTVTKTLGGETRTISLQNRIPKIV